The proteins below are encoded in one region of Hordeum vulgare subsp. vulgare chromosome 3H, MorexV3_pseudomolecules_assembly, whole genome shotgun sequence:
- the LOC123441952 gene encoding uncharacterized protein LOC123441952, producing MFLRFWAPRRRRRLHRRRPGARRRHGTCRPRRRPLPPLLLPRRARANDMLDLRIGKPAVRSLPLSAAAGDLAATVRKGPHAVAAACIAVGPAHGAVMGRAGLANVLCLLCSSPAAALDRPVSALLPKDGAGEVRRVDPRSRYSSSPSWHIFLR from the exons ATGTTCTTAAGATTCT gggccccgcgccgccgccgccgcctgcatCGCCGTCGGCCCGGCGCGCGGCGCCGTCATGGGACGTGCCGGCCTCGTCGACGTCCTCTGCCTCCTCTGCTCCTCCCCCGACGCGCTCGCGCCAATGACATGTTGGACCTCCGCATCGGCAAGCCGGCCGTGAGGTCCCTCCCGCTCTCTGCGGCCGCCGGCGACCTCGCCGCCACGGTCCGCAAGGGGCCccacgccgtcgccgccgcctgcATCGCTGTCGGCCCGGCGCACGGCGCCGTCATGGGACGTGCCGGCCTCGCCAACGTCCTCTGCCTCCTCTGCTCCTCCCCCGCCGCCGCGCTCGACCGGCCCGTCTCCGCGCTCCTCCCCAAGGACGGCGCCGGCGAGGTCCGCCGCGTAGATCCCCGTTCAAGgtactcctcctccccctcttggcACATTTTTTTACGGTGA